AATTTAGCGTCTTCAATAGATGCTTCTTCATTTTTAGCTTGCCAGTTTGCAATTGCAGACAATAACAATTTCTCTAAATTAATTGAAGCTTCTTTTGGGCTAAACTTTAAGATTTGTAAAGCTTTTTCAACTTCAACTCCTCTTATCTGATCTGCGACTAAACGCATTTTTCTTGGTGATGTAGGACAGTTAGTAAGCTTCGCGAAAGCACGTTGCTTTCTATCTGCTTTTAACTGATCTGCCATGTTTTTTTTACGAACTCCCATATCCTACTATTTTTTTCCTTTATTTTTTGCACCAGCGTGTCCTCTAAAAGAACGAGTTGGTGAAAATTCGCCTAATTTATGCCCTACCATGTTTTCTGTTACATAAACTGGTACAAACTGACGTCCGTTATGAACTGCAATTGTTTGTCCAACAAAATCTGGAGTAATCATACTTGCTCTAGACCAAGTTTTAATTACAGTTTTGTTACCAGCCTCTACATTAGCTAACACTTTTTTCTCTAATTTATAGTGAACGTAAGGTCCTTTTTTTAATGATCTTGCCATAACTTATTATTTCTTTCTACGTTCTATAATGTACTTATTACTAGCTTTAGTCTTAGATCTAGTTTTAAATCCTTTAGCAGGAATACCATTTCTAGATCTTGGATGACCTCCAGAAGCACGACCTTCACCACCACCCATTGGGTGATCGACAGGGTTCATTCTTACTGCATTAACTCTAGGTCTTCTACCTAACCATCTTCTTCTACCTGCTTTACCAGATACTAATAATTGATGATCTGAATTAGATACAACACCAATAGTAGCCATACAAGTTAACAAAATTAATCTTGTTTCACCTGAAGGTAACTTTACTGTTGCATATTTACCATCTCTAGCCATTAATTGAGCAAAAGAACCAGCAGAACGAGCCATAACAGCTCCTTGTCCTGGACGTAATTCTATACAAGAAATTGTAGTTCCTAAAGGAATTTGGCTTAATGGCATTGCATTTCCAATTTCTGGTGCAATATCACTACCTGCTACAACTGTTTGACCTACTGTTAAACCGTTTTGTGCAATTACATAACGTTTTTCTCCATCAGCATAACTAAGTAAAGCAATAAATGCTGTACGATTTGGATCGTACTCTATAGTTTTAACTGTTGCGGGAATACCTGCTTTATCTCTTTTAAAATCGATAATACGGTATCTTTGTTTATGACCACCTCCTATATTACGAGTTGTCATTCTACCCTGACTGTTTCGACCTCCAGATCGTTTTTTCGGAGCAAGTAAACTTTTCTCCGGCTTATCAGTTGTTATGGTGTCGAACCCATTTACAACTCTAAAACGCTGACCTGGTGTTATTGGTTTTAATTTTCTAACTGACATTTTT
The nucleotide sequence above comes from Polaribacter butkevichii. Encoded proteins:
- the rplB gene encoding 50S ribosomal protein L2; its protein translation is MSVRKLKPITPGQRFRVVNGFDTITTDKPEKSLLAPKKRSGGRNSQGRMTTRNIGGGHKQRYRIIDFKRDKAGIPATVKTIEYDPNRTAFIALLSYADGEKRYVIAQNGLTVGQTVVAGSDIAPEIGNAMPLSQIPLGTTISCIELRPGQGAVMARSAGSFAQLMARDGKYATVKLPSGETRLILLTCMATIGVVSNSDHQLLVSGKAGRRRWLGRRPRVNAVRMNPVDHPMGGGEGRASGGHPRSRNGIPAKGFKTRSKTKASNKYIIERRKK
- the rplV gene encoding 50S ribosomal protein L22, which translates into the protein MGVRKKNMADQLKADRKQRAFAKLTNCPTSPRKMRLVADQIRGVEVEKALQILKFSPKEASINLEKLLLSAIANWQAKNEEASIEDAKLFVKTICVDSAGMLKRLRPAPQGRAHRIRKRSNHVTLELGSKNLSN
- the rpsS gene encoding 30S ribosomal protein S19 → MARSLKKGPYVHYKLEKKVLANVEAGNKTVIKTWSRASMITPDFVGQTIAVHNGRQFVPVYVTENMVGHKLGEFSPTRSFRGHAGAKNKGKK